From Strix uralensis isolate ZFMK-TIS-50842 chromosome 1, bStrUra1, whole genome shotgun sequence, a single genomic window includes:
- the CCN3 gene encoding CCN family member 3: MATGGGQGLPALLLLLLLRLGQASEVSGREPACPRACGGRCPAEPPRCAPGVPAVLDGCSCCLVCARQRGESCSPLLPCDESSGLYCDRGPEDGGGAAGICMVLEGDNCVFDGMIYRNGETFQPSCKYQCTCRDGQIGCLPRCNLDLLLPGPDCPFPRKIEVPGECCEKWICDPKDEVILGGFAMAAYRQEATLGIDVSDSSANCIEQTTEWSACSKSCGMGFSTRVTNRNQQCEMVKQTRLCMIRPCENEEPSDKKGKKCIRTKKSLKAVRFEYKNCTSIQTYKPRYCGLCNDGRCCTPHNTKTIQVEFRCPQGKVLKKPMMLINTCVCHNNCPQSNNAFFQALDLTSSEAKI; this comes from the exons ATGGCGacgggcggcgggcagggcctgcccgccctgctgctgctcctcctcctccggctGGGCCAGGCAAGTG AGGTGAGCGGCCGGGAGCCGGCGTGTCCCCGGGCctgcggcgggcgctgcccggccgAGCCGCCGCGCTGCGCCCCGGGGGTGCCCGCCGTGCTGGACGGCTGTTCCTGCTGCCTGGTGTGCGCCCGGCAGCGCGGCGAGAGCTGCTCCCCGCTGCTGCCCTGCGACGAGAGCAGCGGCCTCTACTGCGACCGCGGCCCCGAggacggcggcggggccgccggcaTCTGCATGG TGCTGGAGGGAGACAACTGCGTGTTCGACGGGATGATTTATCGCAACGGGGAGACGTTCCAGCCCAGCTGCAAGTACCAGTGCACCTGCCGAGACGGACAGATCGGCTGCCTGCCCCGCTGTAACCTCGACCTGCTGCTCCCCGGCCCCGACTGTCCTTTCCCCAGAAAAATCGAAGTCCCTGGAGAGTGCTGTGAGAAGTGGATCTGTGACCCTAAAGATGAAGTGATTTTGGGAGGTTTTGCGATGGCTG CATACAGACAAGAGGCCACACTTGGGATCGATGTGTCAGATTCAAGTGCCAATTGTATTGAGCAGACAACAGAATGGAGTGCTTGTTCCAAAAGCTGTGGAATGGGCTTTTCCACCCGTGTTACCAACAGAAATCAACAGTGTGAGATGGTGAAGCAGACACGGCTTTGCATGATAAGACCTTGTGAAAATGAAGAGCCATCTGATAAG aaagggaagaaatgtaTCCGAACAAAGAAGTCCCTGAAAGCTGTTCGCTTTGAATACAAGAACTGCACTAGCATACAGACATACAAACCTCGTTACTGTGGCCTCTGCAATGATGGGCGATGCTGTACCCCACACAACACCAAAACGATTCAAGTCGAGTTCCGCTGTCCTCAGGGCAAAGTCCTAAAAAAGCCAATGATGTTGATCAACACCTGTGTCTGTCATAACAACTGTCCTCAGAGTAACAATGCTTTCTTCCAGGCATTAGATCTGACATCTAGTGAagcaaaaatatga